The following are from one region of the Nostoc cf. commune SO-36 genome:
- the bchH gene encoding magnesium chelatase subunit H — protein sequence MKRIVLVAGFESFNADLYRKAAFLANSRCPELDIRVFSDRDLTNKRTEVEAALDGADVFFGSLLFDYDQVVWLRDRIAQIPIRLVFESALELMSLTKLGIFAIGDKPKGMPKPVKFILDKFSNGREEDKLAGYISFLKIGPKLLKYVPVQKVQDLRNWLIIYGYWNAGGSENVASLFWTLAEKYLNLKVGDIPPLVETPNIGLLHPDYQGFFESPKAYLEWYQQKGMGNREWGIGSMNNSHSPIVGILLYRKHVITKQPYIPQLIRSFEKAGLTPLPIFINGVEGHVAVRDLMTTDYEIQQRQLGNIETPSLSSEAVKVDAIVSTIGFPLVGGPAGSMEAGRQIEVAKRILTAKNVPYIVAAPLLIQDISSWTRQGIGGLQSVVLYALPELDGAIDTVPLGGLVGENIYLVPERVQRLIGRVKTWVALRQKPTSERKIAIILYGFPPGYGAVGTAALLNVPRSLLKFLHALKEQGYTVGDLPDDGEELIRWVKEADESSDDPKIPVSVNVRTLEKWLGYLQTSRIEKQWKSLTGTGIKTYGDEFQIGGVQLGNVWIGVQPPLGIQGDPMRLMFERDLTPHPQYAAYYKWLQNEFQADALVHFGMHGTVEWLPGSPLGNTGYSWSDILLGNLPNLYIYAANNPSESMLAKRRGYGVLISHNVPPYGRAGLYKELVALRDLIAEYREDPQKNYVLKEGICKKIVDSGLDADCPFEDAKRLGIAFTPENVRMFSNHAFDDYLVELYEYLQVLENRLFSSGLHTLGEKPSEEELGAYLEAYFGDEPQRRGERREEEKEIRDLLMQSTDELTNLLRGLNGEYIPPAPGGDLLRDGAGVLPTGRNIHALDPYRMPSPAAYQRGREIAQKIIVQHLDEYGKYPETVAVMLWGLDAIKTKGESLGILLELVGAEPVKEGTGRVVRYELKPLAEVGHPRIDILGNLSGIFRDSFVNIIELLDDLFQRAADADETDDQNFIRRHALALKAQGVENASARLFSNPAGDFGSLVNDRVVDGNWESGEELGNTWQSRNVFSYGREDKGQARPEVLNTLLKTSDRIVQEIDSVEYGLTDIQEYYANTGGLKRAAEKQGGKKVTTSFVESFSKDTTPRNLDDLLRMEYRTKLVNPKWAQAMANQGSGGAFEISQRMTALIGWGGTADFTDNWIYDQAADTYALDAEMADKLRKANPEAFRNILGRMLEAHGRGFWEADSDKLDKLRQLYELTDEELEGVTV from the coding sequence ATGAAACGCATCGTCTTGGTTGCTGGGTTTGAATCGTTTAACGCTGACTTGTACAGAAAAGCAGCCTTTTTGGCTAACTCTCGCTGTCCAGAGTTGGATATTCGGGTATTTAGCGATCGCGATCTTACCAATAAACGCACTGAGGTAGAAGCAGCACTCGATGGCGCTGATGTGTTTTTCGGTAGCCTACTATTTGATTATGACCAAGTTGTGTGGCTGCGCGATCGCATTGCCCAAATTCCCATTCGCCTAGTTTTCGAGTCAGCCTTAGAATTGATGAGTTTAACCAAGCTGGGTATATTTGCCATTGGCGACAAACCCAAAGGAATGCCCAAACCAGTTAAATTCATCCTTGACAAATTTAGCAACGGACGCGAAGAAGACAAACTCGCTGGTTATATTAGCTTCTTAAAAATTGGCCCCAAACTACTGAAATATGTGCCAGTGCAAAAAGTCCAAGACTTACGCAACTGGTTAATTATCTATGGTTACTGGAATGCTGGCGGTTCAGAAAACGTCGCTTCATTATTCTGGACACTGGCAGAAAAATACTTAAATTTAAAAGTCGGCGACATTCCCCCCTTAGTCGAAACCCCCAACATCGGATTACTCCACCCCGACTATCAAGGTTTTTTTGAATCGCCAAAAGCATACCTGGAATGGTATCAGCAGAAGGGAATGGGGAATAGGGAGTGGGGAATAGGGAGCATGAACAATTCCCACTCCCCAATTGTTGGGATTTTACTCTACCGCAAACACGTCATCACCAAACAACCCTACATTCCACAACTAATTCGCAGTTTTGAAAAAGCTGGCTTAACACCTTTACCCATCTTCATCAACGGCGTAGAAGGACACGTGGCGGTACGAGATTTAATGACAACCGACTATGAAATTCAGCAACGACAACTAGGTAATATAGAAACTCCCTCACTATCAAGTGAAGCAGTAAAAGTAGATGCGATCGTCTCTACAATTGGCTTTCCTCTGGTGGGTGGCCCGGCTGGTTCAATGGAAGCTGGCCGTCAAATAGAAGTAGCTAAACGCATCCTCACTGCCAAGAATGTACCTTATATTGTTGCCGCACCATTATTAATTCAAGATATTTCCTCGTGGACGCGCCAAGGTATCGGTGGATTGCAAAGTGTCGTGTTGTACGCATTACCAGAATTGGATGGCGCTATTGATACCGTTCCCCTCGGTGGTTTGGTAGGCGAAAATATTTATCTGGTTCCCGAACGGGTGCAGCGATTAATTGGTAGGGTAAAAACTTGGGTGGCTTTGCGGCAAAAACCTACATCGGAACGCAAGATTGCCATCATTTTATATGGGTTTCCTCCTGGTTATGGTGCTGTAGGCACAGCTGCATTATTAAATGTGCCGCGTAGTTTGCTGAAGTTTCTCCACGCACTTAAAGAACAAGGTTATACCGTGGGAGATTTACCAGATGATGGGGAAGAATTGATTCGCTGGGTAAAAGAGGCGGATGAATCTTCTGACGATCCAAAAATCCCTGTATCTGTTAACGTTCGCACTCTAGAAAAATGGCTGGGATATCTGCAAACTTCCCGCATCGAAAAACAATGGAAATCTCTCACGGGAACTGGTATTAAAACTTATGGCGATGAATTTCAAATTGGCGGTGTGCAATTAGGAAATGTATGGATAGGTGTACAACCACCTTTGGGTATACAAGGCGACCCGATGCGTTTAATGTTTGAACGAGATTTAACGCCCCATCCCCAATATGCTGCTTATTATAAATGGCTGCAAAATGAGTTTCAAGCTGATGCTTTAGTTCATTTTGGGATGCATGGGACTGTGGAATGGTTGCCGGGTTCTCCGTTGGGTAATACGGGTTATTCTTGGTCGGATATTCTGTTAGGAAATTTGCCTAATTTATATATATATGCGGCGAATAATCCGTCTGAATCGATGTTGGCGAAACGTCGCGGTTATGGTGTGTTAATTTCTCATAATGTACCGCCTTATGGTCGCGCAGGTTTGTATAAGGAATTGGTGGCGTTGCGGGATTTAATTGCGGAGTATCGGGAAGATCCACAAAAGAATTATGTTTTGAAGGAAGGGATTTGTAAAAAAATTGTGGATTCTGGGTTGGATGCAGATTGCCCGTTTGAGGATGCTAAACGGTTGGGGATTGCGTTTACTCCAGAAAATGTGCGGATGTTTAGCAATCATGCTTTTGATGATTATTTGGTGGAGTTGTATGAATATTTGCAGGTTTTAGAGAATCGGTTGTTTTCTTCGGGGTTGCATACTTTGGGGGAAAAGCCGAGTGAGGAGGAGTTGGGGGCGTATTTGGAGGCTTATTTTGGAGACGAACCGCAGAGGCGCGGAGAACGCAGAGAGGAGGAGAAGGAAATAAGGGATTTGTTGATGCAATCTACTGATGAGTTAACGAATTTGTTAAGGGGGTTGAATGGGGAGTATATTCCGCCTGCGCCGGGTGGGGATTTGTTAAGGGATGGGGCTGGGGTTTTGCCGACTGGGAGAAATATTCATGCTTTAGATCCTTATCGGATGCCTTCACCTGCTGCTTATCAACGGGGACGAGAAATTGCTCAAAAAATTATCGTCCAGCATTTGGATGAATATGGGAAATATCCTGAAACTGTGGCGGTGATGCTTTGGGGGTTGGATGCGATTAAAACTAAGGGCGAATCTTTGGGGATTCTGTTGGAGTTGGTGGGGGCTGAACCTGTTAAGGAAGGAACTGGTAGAGTTGTTCGTTATGAGTTGAAGCCGTTGGCGGAGGTTGGACATCCCCGCATTGATATATTGGGTAATTTGTCTGGAATTTTCCGGGATAGTTTTGTCAATATCATCGAATTATTAGATGATTTATTTCAACGGGCGGCTGATGCTGATGAAACGGATGATCAAAATTTTATTAGAAGACACGCTTTAGCTTTAAAAGCCCAAGGTGTGGAAAATGCATCAGCGAGATTGTTTTCTAATCCGGCGGGTGATTTTGGTTCTTTGGTGAATGATAGGGTGGTTGATGGTAACTGGGAATCTGGTGAGGAGTTGGGCAATACTTGGCAAAGTCGCAATGTATTCAGCTACGGGAGAGAAGATAAAGGTCAAGCTAGACCGGAAGTTTTGAATACGTTGTTAAAAACTAGCGATCGCATTGTCCAAGAAATCGATTCGGTAGAATATGGTTTAACTGATATTCAAGAATATTACGCCAATACTGGCGGTTTGAAAAGGGCAGCAGAAAAACAAGGCGGTAAGAAGGTTACAACCAGCTTTGTAGAAAGTTTCTCGAAGGATACTACACCGCGCAATTTAGATGATTTGCTACGAATGGAGTACCGCACCAAGTTGGTAAATCCCAAATGGGCGCAAGCGATGGCGAATCAAGGTTCTGGTGGTGCGTTTGAAATTTCCCAACGGATGACGGCGTTGATTGGTTGGGGTGGTACTGCCGATTTTACTGATAATTGGATTTATGACCAAGCGGCTGATACTTATGCATTAGATGCAGAGATGGCGGATAAATTACGCAAGGCAAATCCTGAAGCTTTTCGCAATATTTTAGGGAGAATGTTAGAGGCGCATGGGCGGGGTTTCTGGGAAGCTGATAGTGATAAGTTGGATAAATTGCGGCAATTGTATGAGTTGACAGATGAGGAGTTAGAGGGAGTAACAGTTTAG
- a CDS encoding ISL3 family transposase, with amino-acid sequence MKFPVEQILNLPEMKVLDCQEIEGIGIVITIEKYVNYSACPSCRQITRSIHQNHWRMIHDLSWSEQTVLLKINRRQFKCNNCKKVFSEKLDFVDKNKGYTKRLAQDIVQQVLDSNIHSVAKRNDLSDEEVESMLKGQVSQILNINLTQIKRLGIDEIALVKGQGNYLAVLVDLDTHKPIEIVKSRRIEELREVLIKWGVQVLEEIIEVSIDLWSPYKTLVEELMPNANITADRFHVMKQVNDELDTMRKAEKKAAISLENKSERDRILEGLNKSKYSFIKNEDSLNEKQKEKLKAAQEVSPILAKMHRLKEEFRDVFESCKSWGDSIIKLLDWMHDALLYFPKSIGTMIRWFGEIVGYFDGRTTSGTVEGINNKLKLIKRLGYGFRNFSNFRLRSLLNWHFSINSP; translated from the coding sequence ATGAAATTTCCTGTAGAGCAAATCCTGAATCTGCCAGAGATGAAAGTGTTAGACTGTCAAGAAATTGAAGGCATAGGAATAGTTATAACAATAGAGAAATATGTCAACTATTCTGCTTGTCCTTCGTGTAGGCAAATTACTCGCAGTATACATCAAAATCATTGGAGGATGATTCATGATTTATCTTGGAGTGAGCAAACAGTGTTATTAAAAATAAATCGTCGCCAATTCAAATGTAACAATTGTAAAAAAGTATTTAGCGAAAAACTAGATTTTGTCGATAAAAACAAAGGATATACTAAGAGATTAGCCCAAGACATAGTACAACAAGTATTAGATAGCAACATTCATAGTGTAGCGAAAAGGAATGACTTAAGTGATGAAGAAGTTGAATCAATGTTAAAAGGGCAAGTATCGCAAATATTAAACATAAACTTAACTCAAATAAAAAGATTAGGTATAGATGAAATTGCTCTAGTTAAAGGACAAGGGAATTACTTAGCAGTATTAGTAGATTTAGATACTCATAAACCTATAGAAATAGTCAAATCAAGGCGGATAGAAGAACTACGTGAAGTCCTTATCAAATGGGGAGTTCAGGTGCTTGAAGAAATCATTGAAGTGAGCATTGATCTCTGGTCTCCTTATAAAACTTTAGTAGAAGAATTAATGCCCAATGCTAACATAACTGCTGATAGATTTCACGTTATGAAACAAGTAAATGATGAATTAGATACAATGCGTAAAGCCGAGAAGAAGGCAGCAATATCGCTAGAAAATAAATCCGAAAGAGACAGAATATTAGAAGGATTGAATAAAAGTAAATATAGCTTCATTAAAAATGAAGATTCTTTAAATGAAAAGCAAAAAGAGAAATTAAAGGCAGCCCAAGAAGTTTCACCAATTCTTGCTAAAATGCATAGGCTGAAAGAAGAATTCAGAGATGTATTTGAATCTTGCAAATCTTGGGGAGATAGCATAATTAAATTATTAGATTGGATGCACGATGCACTTTTATATTTTCCGAAAAGTATAGGTACAATGATTAGATGGTTTGGTGAAATAGTCGGTTATTTCGATGGTAGAACTACGAGTGGTACTGTTGAAGGAATTAATAATAAACTTAAGTTAATTAAAAGACTTGGATATGGCTTTCGTAATTTTAGCAATTTTCGACTACGCAGTTTATTAAATTGGCACTTTAGTATTAATTCTCCATAA
- a CDS encoding RNA-guided endonuclease InsQ/TnpB family protein, which produces MLVFEAKLEGLDLQYQLLDEAIRTARFVRNACLRYWMDNKGIGRYELSAYCATLAQQFEWAGKLNSMARQASAERAWSAIARFLSTTRSANDNCKKALPGKKGFPKFKKEQTHGSVEYKTCGWKLSDDRRYITFSDGFKAGTFKLWGTRDLHFYQLKQFKRVRVVRRADGYYAQFCIDQDRVETRVPSGKTIGIDVGLNHFYTDSNGETIANPRHLRKSEKSLKRLQRRMSKTKKGSNNRVKFRNKLARKHLKVSRQRKDFAVKTARCVVRSNDLVAYEDLKVRNMVRNRHLAKSISDAAWTQFREWVEYFGKVFGVVTVAVPPHYTSQNCSNCGQVVKKTLSTRTHICPHCGHTQDRDWNAARNILEKGLSTAGHVGTNASGETDQYLSEATLSSKSTRGKRKPKE; this is translated from the coding sequence ATGCTGGTATTTGAAGCAAAACTTGAAGGACTTGACTTGCAGTATCAATTGCTTGATGAAGCAATTAGAACTGCGCGTTTCGTTCGCAATGCTTGCCTTCGGTACTGGATGGATAACAAAGGTATTGGCAGGTATGAGCTTTCTGCCTACTGCGCGACTCTTGCTCAACAATTTGAATGGGCAGGGAAGCTCAATTCGATGGCTCGTCAAGCCAGCGCTGAAAGAGCGTGGTCTGCAATCGCTCGGTTCTTGTCTACGACACGCTCCGCGAATGATAATTGCAAAAAAGCCTTGCCTGGGAAGAAAGGTTTTCCAAAGTTCAAGAAGGAACAAACCCACGGTTCTGTTGAGTACAAAACCTGTGGGTGGAAACTTTCTGACGACCGCAGGTATATCACTTTCTCTGATGGATTTAAAGCAGGAACCTTTAAGCTTTGGGGAACTCGTGACCTGCATTTCTACCAACTCAAACAGTTTAAAAGAGTGCGGGTTGTACGTCGTGCCGATGGGTATTATGCCCAATTTTGCATTGACCAAGACAGAGTAGAAACACGAGTTCCATCGGGTAAAACCATTGGTATTGATGTTGGCTTGAATCATTTCTATACCGATAGTAACGGGGAGACAATTGCCAATCCGCGTCACCTGCGTAAAAGTGAGAAGTCTTTGAAACGGTTGCAACGCCGGATGTCTAAGACTAAAAAGGGTTCTAACAATAGAGTCAAGTTTAGAAATAAACTTGCTCGTAAGCATCTCAAAGTAAGTCGCCAGCGTAAAGACTTTGCTGTTAAGACAGCAAGGTGCGTGGTGAGGTCTAACGACCTCGTGGCGTATGAGGATTTGAAGGTGCGGAATATGGTGAGGAATAGACACCTCGCTAAGTCGATTAGTGATGCGGCATGGACTCAGTTCCGTGAATGGGTTGAGTATTTTGGTAAAGTGTTTGGTGTTGTAACCGTTGCTGTTCCACCCCACTACACCAGTCAGAATTGCTCTAACTGTGGTCAAGTTGTCAAAAAGACTCTTAGCACTAGAACCCATATTTGCCCTCATTGTGGACATACCCAAGATAGGGATTGGAACGCGGCGCGAAACATATTAGAAAAAGGATTGAGTACGGCGGGTCACGTCGGAACTAACGCCTCTGGAGAGACTGACCAATACTTGAGCGAGGCAACTCTTTCAAGCAAGTCAACTCGTGGAAAGAGGAAGCCCAAAGAGTGA